The sequence below is a genomic window from Lolium perenne isolate Kyuss_39 chromosome 7, Kyuss_2.0, whole genome shotgun sequence.
AGCAATGGTGACTGTGCCATTAATTGGTCATTCTATCTTAATGCAGACTCTGCAACTGAATGATGGACAGTAGTAGGCAATGTAGCATTTGCTGTACATACTTAATATGGCACTTGTGGTGACAATTTAGAAGTCGATCCCGCTCTAAATGTCACCGGCGGGGATGGCGATGCCGACATGCTCGCATCCGTGCGTTCCAACACGCCAACGCACGTCGGCGTAGGCTGACGTCCGAACCTCATCGGAGAAGGCGACCGAACCACCACAACCTCTAGCATCTGGGGCGGCGACTGCGACAACGAACACCGCTCGTCCACCATCCCATGCGTCAGCGGCGTCCGCGACGGAGACCTCGACAGGACGTAGTCACGCACCATGGGCGCCGGTGACGGCGACCTGGACACGACCCTCTCCTTAGACCCGCTCGTCGAGCCTCCGATCCTCAGCGGCGACCGTGCCAAGAAGTCCGCGAAGATCCTCGTCGCCGTAGGCCGTTCGGGCGACACGTCGCAGCGGCGCAGCTGCGGTAGCGGCGGCGACATGGCAGCCTCGCCCGGCCGCACGCGCTCCGGCTCCGGGTGCGCGCGGCACACCGGGCAGGACGAGTGCGCCCGCAGCCAGGCGTCGATGCAGCTGACGTGGAAGAAGTGCCTGCACGCCGGCAGCACGCGCACCACGTCGCCGTCCTCCAGCTCCTGCAGGCACACCACGCACTCCACCGACGCCGACGCCGCTCTCCCCTTGCTGCCGCTCCTCCTCTTGCCGCCCCAGCTGCCCTGTGGCGATGGCGTCGGTGCCGCTCGCGCCCTGTACGTGAACGTGGGGAGCGCGGCGATGTCCTCCATGCTCAGCCCGAGGTGGGTGTCGGTAGGCGGGCCGTCGCCGTGGAGAGCGCGCCACTCGGCCAGGAGCGAACGGCCGTAGCGGACGGCCAGGTACAGCAGGACGCCGGCGAGGACGGCGATGATGATGTACAGCAGCGTGAGGTTTGAGCTGGCCGGCCCGGGGCCGTCAGAAACGTCGACGTCGGAGGTGTCAGGCGATGACGAGGGGGACGACATGGCTGCGGCTAAGAACCTGATCCGATTCTGACGACTTTGAGTAGAGAGATGGTTTATAGGAAGCCGATGTTGTGAAAGAATCAACCAAAAAATCATTGGGAGGTGGTCGCCGAGGGGTTATAAGAAGAAGCATGAGAGCGATTGTGCGTCGCACTCATGCTTATTGCATGATAGATATTCAGTTGAGTCGCTAGCTGGACGTACTCTGATTGAGGCTGCTCAATATTTTTGGACTTTGCTGCTCGTCGTGTTATAGGCTTACAGCCGTTCCCTTTTTCTTATCGGGGTCTGGGGTAAGCATCGTGCACCCGATTCTTGTATCTTGCTCAACATTACGGGAGAAATGCTTGTCATTCTTGGATTGATTAACCACTATCAGTAATCATCTTTTGTAGTTCAATTAGTTAGTCGAGCTTTGACATGTATTCAACGGTGATCTGGTGCAACAGTTCATAGTCTTCAGACATGATTGGCGTACGACACCAATCGTACGTTGTGAACTGCTCGGTGACTCTTGCTGTTGGATCATGCCGGAATAGGTTTGGAGTCAAGTTGGCAGCCAAGACATCACAAAAGTTGCTAGTTGGTGAAAATGAGCCAACATATGAGTATTGATGTCTGGAGGCTAGGAAGAGTTGTTTCCTATGGTTTCTGTTAGAAACGTTGTGAAAGATCAATCAGATCAAGAAAAATAGAGGTTTCAAATTTGGCCTATCATGGTTGAGAAAAACCTGAGTTTCTTCCTATAGTGAAAAATATTTGGGAAAAGCATGTTCACAGCAGGGACCCTATTGGTGTTATTAATATCAAGTTGAAAAGGCTTAAGAAACATTGTAAAGGTTGGGGAGCTAATTTGTTTggaaacaacatgaagagaaaacTAGAGTTGAAAAAGTGAGTTGAACTTAGAGATCCTGGAAGAAAGTGGTGAGCTGACCCCTGAGGAATAAGTGTATAGAACTAATATCAaaattgaactttgcagtatatATGAAGAGGAGGAAAATTATTGATACCAAAGAGCTCATGGAAGATGGTTTCCATAGAATTGCAAATGGAAGGAAAAGGAGAAATATTGTGCAAACTCTGGAAAAGAATGGTGTGGTTATTGAAGGGACTAAAAACCTGGTTAAACATGCCACAAATTATTATAAAACTTATATGTATCTGCTCTTGGAAATCTTTTTCAGTAAGATCATAATTTAATTTGCACGGACAATTTTCTTCATAGTTTCAACAGTTACCTGTTCAGTCTCAACCAGGGCAGGGTGTGTATGTACCGCCGCATCAGCCATCACTGCCTCAGCTAACTTTGGTTCAGCAGCCACAGTCTATGGCGGCTCAGATGGGTGCGGTTGTTCATGCGGCGGAGGTCGCGAAAGCAGCTGGTAAGTCAAAAAAAAGTGTAAGGTGCTGGAAATGTGTTGATAATTCGCATGTTGTGAAGGACTGCAAGGTTGATCACTACTGTTATATTTGTGATAAGAAGGCCCATCCCACAGCTCGTTGCCATGTGCTTAAGTTGCCGCGATCGTCTGTTTTTGTTTATGGGTCTAGCCTTCTGGAGACATATTGTCTTTTCCAGACTCGGTGGTTAATGATGATCTTGCCCCAACTCAGACACTTATTGCTCTTGTGTTGGTCAATGGTGATGTGGTTCCTACAGATGTGATTGCTAAGCATGTGGCTCGCCGGTGTTCTGATCATCCCAATTGGAAGTGGGAGGCGGTTCCTCATATTGATATGCAGTTCTTGGTTTCAGTTCCTTCTTTCGATGACCTTGACAGACTTGATGGTATTCAGGTGGGGGTGCCTTCCTTCAGCTCCTCTATCTCCATATCCGCTTGGCGGTCAGCGGAGGTTCCTCACAAGGCTGAACTCGAGAAGGTGTGGCTGCACGTGGATGGAGTAGCTCATATATACGCTGCGACACTTTCTGGGTTTGTGGGTTGTTGGTTCTCTTGTTGGTAAGACTGTCGATGTGGATCTTGTTAGTCTGAGACGCAGGGCAGTGGTGCGTATTCAGGTAGCCATGCTTCAGGCTGGGGTTCTAGGGGATCCTTCAGATGAGGCACGCCCGATAGCTAAAGCTGATGTTGTGGTTAAGTTTAAGGCCTTTGAGTTCCGCTTCCGTAGGGAGCCTGCAGATTATATTCCGGAGCCGGATTTTGTTCCTTTCGTTTGGGTAAAGAAAGATGATCCTGGCGAGGGAGGTGGGGGTGCTCCAGATGGTTTGGGATGATGCTATGGATACTTCTGAGCCGAGAGTGGGGCCTTCAGCTTCTGGGACTTCACAGGTTCAGCAGGGAggatgtcgagggtactcctcggcaatgccctccgtttggggcttagggttgatggaatcctataggttgacacgagacatcggttatcaaacaagcggggagagcgatttacctaggttcagggccctcgatgaggtaaaacccttacgtcctgcttgtcttatcttgattatgaaaatatcgggttacaatgaggtgccgaaggtttcggctgtgatctcgccgAGAAGCTAAGCTTTGCAAGGACCTAGCTCTAGACatatggtggctaagattgctaagattgcgtATGTCCTCGGCAGCccttctcctggcccttatatatgGAGCttggtctcgagagatctgtccgggtacgactaggttacaaagggctctagttctaaactttccttgtattcttcatCTCTtcgccttgttcttcaaggaatcttcttcggcaccgacgtagtaatccaccttgccatcgagtgtcttcatgggcctctagttgggccgtacatgatagggcaataacagttacccgaagggtaatgcccacgtcagtagcccccgagtgtctagccaaagatatttcgggtagagattaaagcatgcctccaccgaaTGTTTTCTTCTCTTGATAAATCTTGTTCTTCTTGTAACAGCATCATCTCCTTCCTTCGGGTGCGCGtacagcgctcctgatgggagtagcccccgaatctaggtacggatgtttgcaaccgtgcgaagactcaagttgtgccactcgaatgtcttcttctgccgaagttttctacATGTCTTCATAAATCATTCGATACATTTATATCGGGGCTTCAATTTTTCAAATAAAGTCTAATGCGTAAAGGATATCGAGTAACGTGtccagctttgctggttaactgccaatggcaaaacatcgttaccctacacagaatcaagtccccgggcatgatcctggagtgcaaaaaagttttgtCGGGTGCACattcagcactcccgatgggagtagcccccgagtctggtcacgggtgcttgcaaccgggtgcagactttgAGCAAAACGATCCGTATATTCCAATCTTTTCTTCGGATACTCCTGTCACGCTCTTCCTTGCAAGAAAGTCTTCGAGTCCAAATTTATCGGGTGTAcatgcagcgctcccgatgggagtatcccccCGAGTCTAGACATGAATGCTTGCatacgtgtgtagactcaagtcgatCCACCTGATGGTTTTAACTTTTCTTCGGATGCTTCAAGCGGACTTCATGACATCACTGATGACGTAACCACTGTTGCAGTTTTGACTGACAGGACGTGGCCTAACgggcccatcctacttctgcgtGGTTCTGTTTAGGAAATTACCACTACTTTCGTGCAGTTACCAAGGCGACTCCTCGATTTCTGCGCTCGATGATGAGAAGAGATCTCTTTAATAAATTGGAAGCAATGACACGTGCCTACTCAATCCTCAGACTTCCTTTTACtttataatctcaaagggtaaattcTCCTCTTCCCACGTTTTCTCCTCGCATCCTTTCTTCCTCACTCATCCTCCTTGTTCAAAACCAACGTGCCGCCACCGCCATTTTCAGGATCTTCTTCAGATCCCGCAATGGTGAAAATGAAGAATCTTACACTCACCGCCAGTGCCGCGAATAGCGACGCTGCCATCAAGGCTCCTCCGAACTCATCGAGGAGAAGCGCATCAGAAGCTCCTCCCCCAGCCCCGGCGCCATCTGCGCCAGAAAGCTCCATGGCTGGGCCTATGCCCGGCGATTGGTCGGTTTCTACCACTACGAAGCACGACGAGAAGAGGGCCCGCAGTCTTGGAATAATTTCTTCCGAAGAGGGGAATGTTATTCTTCCAGGTGCGACTTCGCAGCCCAATCCCCCTGCcggttttactgtgatgttcttatccttCTTGTATCAAGGTCTTTCGCTTCCTGCTCACAAATTTCTCCATCACCTCCTTCGTGTGTATGAGATTCAACTGtggcagttgacccccaattcaatCCTCCATCTTGCTATTTCCATCACTCTCTGTGAAGCGTTCCTGGGCATTGAGCCCCACTTTGGTTTGTGGAAGAAATTTTTTTTTGTGAAAAGCTACAACTGCAGTGGTGGGTCTTTCATCATTGGCGGAGTTGGGTTTGTCGCCCGTAAAGAGGTTAACTACTTTAACTTCCCAATGAAAGAATCCGttcaaggatggaggctgaagtgGTTTTATATCAAAGATTCATCACCAGCCGACACCCAGCTCCCCCAATTCTCTGATGTTCTGGAAGCCAAGCCCAAGAAGTCTTGGAAAAATATCCTTTCACCCGATGAAAAACCAACAGTCGATAGATTATTCGAGAGATTCCTTCGAATCAAGGAATCCGATGGCCAAACCTTGATAGGTACTTAGGTAGCTGCTGTGTTCTTAAAGCGCCGAATTCAGCCAATCATGTCTAGGGCccatccgatgtggttgtattcgggcccCAAGGATGAGACCAGAGTAAATGTTGCTGAGTTATCTGAGAAGGAGCTTCTTGATGAAGTCCGGAGCCTCACTCTTTTAGCCAAGAAGACTCAATCCCACTGATATCTCCCCAATCGCCATTTGATGCTGACCACCTACCAACCGAGGTAAGTCTTTCCCTTCGTGCTCTTGCTGACCTGTTTCTTTCGATCTTTTCAATTGTCATTATTCTTACTCGATTATTTCGACAGATCCTTGTAGCTCCCGAACGTTTGCAAGACCTGTCGAACGATGCTTCTGAGAAAAGGGGTTCTTCGGTCCCTGTTGAATCCCATACTTCAGGAAATGCAAACCCAAAATATGAACATGATGATCCGATGAATCCTGAAGCTTCTTTCACCGATCCTCAATCCTCTGCCGATAATATAAATGATACAGCGGGGTCGATCCATGATGAAGACACTGATCGTGTTGCCTTTGTTGATGTAGCTACGGAGAAGGTCGATGCGTCGTCCTTAAAGATATCATCTagcggctttgccgacgaagacGATCTTTATGATTTGTAAGTCATTACTACTTTCCCTAGGATTATATTCTGATGACGTCCACCTGTGTTCGATTTTCACTTTGTCAATTTCTCACTCTTGTAGTGAAGAGGGTTTCATCGAACCTCCGTCCAAGAAAGCTAAAGCTTGCACCAACAAGTCGAATTCAGCGGCCTCCGAAGCTTCGACTCCTGCTGCAGCCCCCGTGGCTCAAATTTCAACAGCTTCTTGCCTCTCCAAAGGGAAGGAGATTCCTTCGACTGCCGCGGCTACAACTTCTCCTCCTGATAAACATGTAAGACTTTTCTGCTTCAATAATATATACATCTCTGGTATCTCTCGAGTGGGTCTTTAAAATTTTCTGACGGTTAATTCTCCGTTTAATAATACTTATTTTTTCTTATTTCCCCAGGATTTGCGAGTTGTTATCTCTTcactggaggccttcgcctcccaatataCTTCTCTTGAAGTTAACAAAGCCCAACTTCAAAAGGAGGTCAAGTCTTCTTCTTCAAATTTGGAGGGCGCAATAAAAATAGTTGCCGAGGCACGCCAAGAGGTTGATTCCTTAAAGGATGAACTCGAGAACCTGAAGAGGAAGCTGAAGGATGAAGAAACATCTAGGCTTGCGGCCGAGGCTCGGATGATTGAaaaggatgatcttcttcgccaatctgctttggccttgctcagtaattcccatttggctttcttttttgatttttgTCTTATCGACTCGACTTTTAATTATCGAACTCTTCCTTTTCGTTCTTTGCAGAAGCTGCCGACATCCCTGCTGAAGTTTTGGACAAACTCCCGAACAATTCTCCGGCAAATTCTTTGTCACTGGCCCTTGAGTCTCATAAGCTTGTTCAGGACCTTCTCCAGAAGGGTAAGGGAGCCATGGcgaggatgcactcgatgatctttctCAAGATTAACGAGAACAAGACTTTGGGACAGCTGATCGATGCTTTTGCCATCAACACGAAGGGGGTTATCGGGGTATTCAAACATACTTCGCGCACCTTTGGTGCCCTCCTAGCTTTTCAGCTTCTGATGGGTCACGGTTTCAAAGCCAATATTGAAGAAATGTCTAAAGAACTGCCGAAGGACCAAGATGGGCGATTTGTTGACTTGGGTGACTTTAAAGCCTCAGCGCTTAAGTGTGCTCGCCAGCTTCTTGAGTTGGTCTCGGTGAAGAAAACGTCCATTGGACCAAGCTTGTCAAACCAAACCCAAGCCCCATGATTTCGTTTTTGTAATCATGCTTGATTGAAACAATTTCCTGTCATAAGACCTCCGTGATTGTAAAAAATTTCGTACTGGCAATGTTGCCATTATCCTCTGGTTATAACACTTTTATTtgcatgctcccgatgggagtaaattcCAGTGTTGAGCCCATATAATCCATCATGCTTTTTAATAACTCTTTGCAGGTTTTCCATGTGCCTTCGTTTATCGATGATTCTTCGGCTGCTTGTTATGAGAATGATCGACTCCAACGCATGAAGGATCGaattgctcagatggaaaaggatatgcgCTGTACTTATGCTATGGCTGCTATTATCAGGAAGAAGAACGAACTTGCGGCTGACGCGGAACGCTATGCTCTTGCTGAATTGCATAGAGCCAcagaaagtttgaactgtaagcgcCCTTACCCTCTTGCTCCTTATTTTCCATTAAAGGTATCTTCTCATCTTTCTTCGTTTCTCCTTcttgtcatagctctgaaccccgCTGAGAAGAACGAGCATGTACATGAGCGTGTAAATGCGTTGACTCAACTATCATCTTTAGATGAGGTTTTCTGGAAGGATCAATCAAAGGCTTCCACTATCGCGAAGTTCCAAGATCGGGTTCAgcaggtccaccagttcttcgacaagtgctataaAGGATTTAGAATAATCTAGAAGACAATGTTCCCTTTGAACAGGGTCCCTCCCacgttgttgactctaatgtcaaAATTCAGTAATACCAGGAAGATCCGAAGCTTGATTCGAGCACAACTTATCGCAGGAGCTAAAGCTGCATTTTCCCTTGTTCTTATATGTCATCCCTCGGCAGACTTGATGACAATTGTCAATGCTTATGGTGAATTAGATCCACTTTACCCGAAGGTGGAGGTTCCTGCCGCCATCGTTATCGAAAGGCTTGAAGAATCCTCAACAGCAGCCGAAGAAATAGAGGCTACATAGGAGTAGTTCAGAAATATACTCCTCTTGTAAGGAGAATGCCCCGATACTCATTGCATCCGAATGTTCGGATGATTAAGGTTAAATTAATTTATTGGCAGGTGTATATATATGTACCGCCTTTTTGGTAATGCCGTTGGCAAAATTTAAAGGAgtaaatcttaattactcgttttACATTTGTATTATGATGTATACGTGTGTTTGTCggtagcaaattatttgagtgatcagctcgtgttgcaggttttgctaaacccgttgtatgtgcaactttgctatcAACCGATGCATTTCTtggcagcagctcccgaataaaTCGGTGGAACTAGATCTGCCGATGACTCCATCGCTCTTTAGTACTTCTGTAGTTTAAAGTACCGAACATGGGTCGTTTTtgtacgtgtttcatgatccttgctatatgtggcactatttgAGGCATCCGTAGCAAAGGATAAAGAGCAGGATTCCCATCGATTCTGCATCACAACACCCGTAATTTTAGGGGCTTTTTTAGAGTGCAATCTCTGGGCATATTTTCAATTAAACCGATGTTCGCTGTAGTATATGAACAAAGTTCTTGATGATTTTGTTtgggtgtcccgaattactgcaatacttcagagaaaagaaacttgagtcttCATTAATAAAATAAGCAAGAACTAAGGGGCTAAAAAGGGTCCTATTGAAAAGAGAAAAAACTAAATATAATGCTACCCATCCTTTTAAAAaagaggagggttcttcttatcttcgagCTTATCCGACGTGCCAGTGGCTTTGCAAGCGTCACTGGTTTCatcaagagttcttgcggcgagtgCTGAAGTTTTGTTTTCCTCTATAACAGTCTTGCCGTCAGCTGCCGAAGTTTTTACTGTCAAAGCTTCCAGAGCAAGATTGGCCGGTTTCTTCTTGAGTTTCTTGACGTGTTCATCTTCCTTATGATCGAATGCTGACGATTTTGAAGGCAAGTTGCCAGTTTCCTGTTTTAGTCCGAACTTGGCAGCGATCCTCTGAAACTCACGATCACAATTAtctgagcgtgaaaaacttccatagactgtgatgtttgttccattgttcccaggcatcttgagcttgaggtacgcataatgtggcacagccatgaacttggcataagctgatctcccgagtatagcgtggtactgtgattcccagtttactacttcaaactcgattttttccttcctgaagttgtcaggTTTTCTAAAGACAACGTTAAGGTAAACTTTTCCAAGAGAGTACACCGGTAAGGTGGGGAGAATCCCGTGGAAACAAGTATATGTTTCTTATAGCATCCTCATCGTAATTCCCATGTTTTTGATTGTGTCGAGGAATATCAGATTTAATCCACTTCCACCGTCCATGAAGACCTTGCTCATTTTAaaccctccaatctgtgcttcgactactaaggcagcgtgccctggctttggaattgtcatcgggtgatctgctctgcTGAACATAATGCTCTGAGATGACCAGTCGATGTATTCAGGAATATTAgccatgatactttctgccaggttgatttcttgggtgagcttcttcatctcccttctcgAAACACCGGTTCTGTGAATCATACTCATTTTTCCACGTGGTGGCGGAAAAAACTCGTTAGAATTGTGGGGCTGGACCTGCTGAACCTGGTGctgaggtggcggtggtggtggaactAGCTACTGCTGCTGGATGAGCTTCTGCATTTCAATGAACTGTCGATATTCTTTGAGCAATTGACTTGACTGTTTCTTGCCATCTTTAGGGTCGATATACGCATGTAGGTAGAAAGGGGCGTTTATCTGCTCAACAAAGGGTAACTCGGGGGTCCTTGGAGGCCGTGGTTTGTAGTTTCCACAGTTACCAGAGTTACTTTGATTGCCAtcctgtcgatcgtctcgcctgtcatCATACCGATCATCTCGTCGATCGGAATATCCCGCGGCTACCAAGTTGCTAtcatcgtaactgcggtcttTCCTTTTCTTGCGACGATCTCTTCGACCGCCTGAATCATGCCTCGGCTGATCATCGTCTTCATCGTCACTGCGTGGTCGAGGTTTCCGCACGTTGGCTacaccatcagcccagctgttggcaatttccattaacttggttatggtctttggcttcttgcacccaagctcctctatgtaggtttcacgtcAAATGCCGTCGCTAAAGGcagcgattgctctgtcgacggaaacatcttcggcagcgttcaggagtttAGTGAACCTCCCAATGTATGCACGCATCGACTCCTTTGGCttctgctggcaatgccgtaattcATCGATCCCAATaggcctcttgtatgttgcttggaagtttGTGATGAAAGCGTCTACCAGatcatcccatgacttgatgggaCCCTTCGGTAGGCTTCTCAACCAGGCCCGTGCCGAATCCTTCAAATAAAGTggcaagcattgcattgctgatatctgatttcctttgtgtGGGATCATAGTCTGCAGATAATCATCTATCcaagacctcggctcctgctgtccgTCATACTTAGCGGCATCAGTAGGAGTAGGTTTGAACCTTTTGGGTGGCATTGTCTCGCGGATCTTGTAACTTAAACAATCAGCTCCCCTCATCTCGCCATCGTACTCCTGGCTTTCTTCTGAGTCATCACTATCGTACTCCTCCCTTGCGGCTCGCCGTCGCCTGGCTTTTTCGATTCTACTCTAGGTGATTTCATCTCGGGCGTCCCTTGAACGGTGCTTCGAGCCGCTGGCTTGAAGCGTAGATTTTTCCTTTCATGGTACCAGACTGTCTCCCAGGATTGCAAGGCTTTCCAGAGCACCCCGATGAGCTTGAGTCATAGAACCTTCGGGTCGTTGGTTGATGAGGTATGCTGCGAGGTTGGCAGTTGCTCCCTCAACAGTTTTTGGCCTTAACATACCCGCGGTGTCCGTAGTCCTGAAGTACTTGGATAGGTTTGacgttatttctctagcatcgtcCTCTGAAAGTCGGGATAGCCTTGATCGATGTTTTCCTGCGCCTTGGTTGCTTCGGGATGCGCTTCCTCGTGAGCCCCTCCGTCGTTCACTAGATTGATCTGCTGCTAATAGACGTCTTTCGAGGGTGGCCTGCTCGTTCTAcagtcgctcccgatttttctccaaaatAAAGCGATAGACATTGAgagttccaaccgaagttccggCGGGAAGCGGCGTGTTGTTAAGCACAGCTGCTCGGGCCGCTGCCCATTCTTCCTCTGGAAAGGTGTAATCGTTGTTGTTGTTACTGGCACTGTTTTCAAAGTTATATCGTCTGCTGGAGCGAGGGGTAtgatctcctccttctcctctgtTCCCCGCGTTTCCTGCGTTATTGGCAGCATAGACTTCATGATGCGCTGTTTTCCAGGTGGTCGCCCTGACAAcgctgtcgacactgtcctctcccgacgagTATCCTGCActtcagatgaacggtgtgtcacttgatcccagcccgtgcctggtgtcgctgtTTAGgaagtagtacgaggtcatatgCGATGATACAGGAttatcggatccaaccgacatcgaAGACACCGACCGAGGGGTCGACGGTGGAGACGAACTCGTCGAGTCTGTCAAGCCAGCTGAAACATCAATTGACGACGACATGATCGATCCTGCAGCTGGTGGGTGCGGTTTCCTTGCTGATCAGGGGACGAATGACTCCAGCTGCTGAAGAACT
It includes:
- the LOC127312101 gene encoding uncharacterized protein, which codes for MIFWLILSQHRLPINHLSTQSRQNRIRFLAAAMSSPSSSPDTSDVDVSDGPGPASSNLTLLYIIIAVLAGVLLYLAVRYGRSLLAEWRALHGDGPPTDTHLGLSMEDIAALPTFTYRARAAPTPSPQGSWGGKRRSGSKGRAASASVECVVCLQELEDGDVVRVLPACRHFFHVSCIDAWLRAHSSCPVCRAHPEPERVRPGEAAMSPPLPQLRRCDVSPERPTATRIFADFLARSPLRIGGSTSGSKERVVSRSPSPAPMVRDYVLSRSPSRTPLTHGMVDERCSLSQSPPQMLEVVVVRSPSPMRFGRQPTPTCVGVLERTDASMSASPSPPVTFRAGSTSKLSPQVPY